One window of Nocardia nova SH22a genomic DNA carries:
- a CDS encoding thiolase domain-containing protein, producing MSDNATDIAVVGFAHAPHVRETYGTTNGVEMLVPCFQQLYDKLGIGVSDIGFWCSGSSDYLAGRAFSFISAIDSIGAVPPINESHVEMDAAWALYEAWVKLRSGQVDTALVYGFGKPSAGTLRQVLTMQTDPYLVAPLWPDALSLAGLQARAGLDSGAWTERDMAAVSAADEAEIDKRLAAPYVANPLREHDIAPITDGAAAIVLARGDKARELCERPAWLTGMAHRIDTPMFGARDLTTSASTAAAAAAITGGDAGGFDVAELHATFSHEQLILKQAIGLGESTRINPSGGALAGNPMFAAGLERIGFAADEIINGTAGRALAHASSGPALQQNLVAILEAGR from the coding sequence TTGAGCGACAACGCAACAGATATCGCCGTGGTGGGCTTCGCCCACGCGCCGCATGTCCGCGAAACCTATGGCACCACCAACGGTGTCGAAATGCTGGTGCCCTGCTTCCAGCAGTTGTACGACAAGCTCGGCATCGGCGTGTCCGATATCGGCTTCTGGTGCTCCGGATCCTCCGATTACCTTGCCGGGCGCGCATTTTCGTTCATCTCCGCGATCGACTCGATCGGCGCCGTGCCGCCGATCAACGAATCGCACGTCGAGATGGACGCCGCCTGGGCGCTGTACGAGGCGTGGGTGAAACTGCGCTCCGGACAGGTGGATACGGCGCTCGTGTACGGCTTCGGCAAGCCGTCGGCCGGTACGCTGCGCCAGGTACTGACCATGCAGACCGATCCGTACCTGGTGGCGCCGCTGTGGCCGGACGCCCTGTCACTGGCCGGACTGCAGGCGCGCGCCGGACTCGATTCCGGGGCCTGGACCGAACGGGACATGGCCGCGGTATCGGCCGCCGACGAGGCCGAGATCGACAAGCGGCTCGCGGCGCCGTACGTCGCGAATCCGCTGCGTGAGCACGATATCGCGCCGATCACCGACGGCGCGGCGGCGATCGTGCTCGCACGCGGCGACAAGGCCCGGGAACTGTGCGAGCGGCCCGCCTGGCTGACCGGTATGGCCCACCGCATCGACACCCCGATGTTCGGCGCCCGCGACCTGACGACGTCGGCCTCGACCGCGGCCGCCGCCGCGGCGATCACCGGTGGTGACGCGGGCGGTTTCGACGTCGCCGAATTGCACGCCACCTTCAGCCACGAGCAACTGATCCTGAAGCAGGCCATCGGCCTCGGCGAATCCACCCGCATCAACCCCTCCGGTGGTGCGCTGGCGGGTAATCCGATGTTCGCCGCGGGCCTGGAACGGATCGGCTTCGCGGCCGACGAAATCATCAACGGCACCGCCGGGCGCGCCCTCGCACACGCCAGCAGTGGTCCGGCGTTGCAGCAGAATCTCGTGGCGATCCTGGAGGCAGGGCGATGA